A section of the Prosthecobacter sp. genome encodes:
- a CDS encoding type II toxin-antitoxin system RelE/ParE family toxin, translating into MRYISLDDPKTARRFGEKLVSAAESLAILPERGRIVPEFDDAITREIVVYPYRIVYRYDKDDNTVGIARFWHGARLLDETAFRF; encoded by the coding sequence GTGCGCTACATCTCCCTCGATGACCCCAAGACGGCGCGGAGATTCGGTGAAAAGCTCGTTTCAGCCGCCGAGTCTCTGGCCATTCTGCCCGAACGAGGCCGGATTGTTCCTGAATTTGATGACGCGATAACACGGGAGATCGTGGTTTATCCTTATCGCATTGTTTATCGCTACGACAAAGACGACAACACCGTCGGAATCGCCCGCTTCTGGCACGGCGCACGATTGCTGGACGAAACCGCATTTCGCTTTTAG
- a CDS encoding fumarylacetoacetate hydrolase family protein → MLLYRTASGIFIENAGTWHAVPETNWDALLEIAGLAAYLSQIAASSPAVAAPVTESILAPIVSQEVWAAGVTYFRSRTARMEESKDAGGGSFYDRVYAAERPEIFFKATPQRVAHPGQAMHLRSDSKWMVPEPELTLCINSRGEIIGYTVGNDLSCRDIEGENPLYLPQAKCFKLCAALGPAILIQTEAPAPTTRIHLQIDRAGVVAFEGETTLSQLKRTPQELAGFLYRDNTFPTGTFLMTGTGIVPGDEFTLQSGDVVNITIDGIGTLMNPMA, encoded by the coding sequence ATGCTCCTTTACCGCACCGCTTCCGGCATCTTCATTGAAAACGCAGGCACTTGGCACGCCGTACCGGAAACCAACTGGGATGCTCTCCTCGAAATCGCAGGACTGGCTGCTTACCTCTCTCAAATAGCGGCTTCTTCTCCCGCCGTCGCTGCGCCGGTCACTGAGAGCATCCTGGCCCCCATCGTCTCGCAGGAAGTCTGGGCCGCAGGCGTCACCTACTTCCGCAGCCGCACCGCCCGCATGGAGGAATCGAAAGACGCCGGTGGTGGCAGTTTTTACGACCGCGTTTATGCCGCCGAACGTCCTGAGATTTTCTTCAAAGCCACTCCGCAGCGTGTTGCGCATCCAGGCCAGGCGATGCATCTGCGCAGCGACTCGAAATGGATGGTGCCCGAGCCGGAACTCACTCTCTGCATCAACTCACGCGGCGAAATCATCGGCTACACCGTTGGCAACGATCTTTCCTGCCGTGACATCGAAGGCGAAAACCCGCTCTACCTGCCCCAGGCGAAGTGCTTCAAACTCTGCGCTGCTCTTGGGCCTGCCATCTTGATTCAAACAGAGGCGCCTGCTCCTACGACTCGCATCCACCTGCAAATTGACCGTGCTGGAGTCGTTGCCTTCGAAGGCGAAACGACATTGTCTCAATTGAAACGCACGCCGCAGGAACTTGCCGGGTTCCTCTATCGCGACAATACTTTCCCCACCGGCACCTTCCTCATGACTGGTACAGGCATCGTTCCAGGTGATGAATTCACGCTTCAGAGCGGCGATGTCGTCAACATCACCATCGACGGTATCGGCACACTCATGAACCCGATGGCCTGA
- a CDS encoding MerR family transcriptional regulator, producing MPCPIQHASQLSGLSSHVIRIWERRYNALSPSRTGTNRRMYCEEAIKRLKLLRVLTENGHRIGGVARLGTVELEELVKKLPASAVAAPEANFETAEHFVEAAIAASKKYDSDTLRRVLLQARRQLGQRGMLHQVICPLIIQIGDSWQHGSLRPSHEHIATAVIRELLLTAVPGSQTAAHAPELVVATPAGELHELGALIVAASARDLGWHVTYLGPNLPVEEISACAIARHAKAVALSVVYPEKCPVIEEKLRRMRDLLPPSMGLIVGGRAAESYRDCVAVAGIQWASCLHGLDEVLLKIQK from the coding sequence ATGCCCTGTCCCATTCAGCACGCCAGCCAGCTCAGCGGCCTCAGCTCCCACGTGATCCGCATATGGGAGCGCCGCTACAACGCGCTCAGTCCCAGCCGCACCGGCACGAATCGCCGCATGTACTGCGAAGAAGCCATCAAGCGGTTGAAACTGCTGCGCGTGCTCACGGAAAACGGCCACCGCATTGGTGGTGTGGCAAGGCTTGGCACTGTGGAGCTGGAGGAACTGGTGAAAAAGCTACCTGCAAGCGCGGTCGCTGCCCCGGAGGCGAATTTCGAGACGGCGGAGCACTTCGTGGAGGCCGCCATTGCCGCGTCGAAGAAGTATGACTCCGACACCTTGCGCCGAGTGCTGCTCCAAGCGCGTCGGCAACTCGGCCAGCGCGGGATGCTGCATCAAGTGATTTGCCCGCTGATCATCCAGATTGGCGACAGTTGGCAGCATGGCAGTCTGCGCCCCAGCCACGAGCACATCGCCACGGCGGTGATCCGTGAACTGCTGCTGACGGCAGTGCCTGGAAGCCAGACTGCCGCGCATGCGCCGGAACTCGTCGTCGCTACTCCGGCGGGGGAGTTGCATGAATTGGGCGCGTTGATCGTGGCGGCCTCGGCACGGGATCTTGGCTGGCATGTGACCTATCTCGGGCCGAATTTGCCGGTGGAGGAGATTTCCGCCTGCGCCATCGCCCGTCATGCGAAGGCGGTGGCGCTGAGCGTGGTTTATCCGGAAAAATGCCCGGTCATTGAGGAAAAGCTGCGGCGCATGCGCGACCTGCTGCCGCCCTCGATGGGATTGATCGTCGGCGGTCGCGCGGCGGAGAGTTATCGAGACTGTGTGGCCGTTGCTGGAATCCAGTGGGCGAGCTGTCTTCATGGCCTGGATGAGGTGCTGCTGAAGATTCAGAAGTGA
- a CDS encoding aldehyde dehydrogenase (NADP(+)): MTLNGHHFIAGRESAPQSHLFHAFNPTTSAQLEPAYGDATHAEADEALQAAEAAFDGLRLATPETRAALLDAIADEITAMGDALLERAHAETALPMARLTGERGRAIGQCKLFAALIREGSWAEARVDHAIAERQPLPKPDVRRVMMPIGPVVVFGASNFPFAIGVVGTDTVCALAAGCPVVVKGHPAHPGTCEMMGRAVVNALHKVGLPAGSFSLLHGKGNDIGMTLVKHPITQAVGFTGSLRGGRALMDVAAARSHPIPVYAEMGSVNPVFMLPGALKERASKIAEAYVGSVTMGVGQFCTNPAIVLGLQGGELNQFISNAAALAGKVAPQTMLHRGICEAYDAGTAVWQTIDGLHLAGQSETPPSETATQAACRIFTTTIDVLEGNAELQREVFGPCSIITQCASLEDMLRYANSLEGQLTATLHGTEQDLRDFAPLVRVLEKKVGRIVFNGFPTGIEVCPSMHHGGPYPAASHSFFTSIGTASIYRFVRPVCYQGFPEDALPELLKDSNPRGAMRIVDGEMKR, translated from the coding sequence ATGACACTCAACGGACACCACTTCATCGCCGGCCGCGAATCCGCGCCACAAAGCCATCTGTTCCACGCCTTCAATCCCACCACCAGCGCCCAGCTTGAGCCAGCTTACGGGGACGCCACGCATGCGGAGGCCGATGAAGCCTTGCAGGCTGCGGAAGCGGCTTTCGATGGCCTGCGTCTTGCCACGCCGGAGACGCGCGCGGCGCTGCTGGATGCGATTGCCGACGAAATCACGGCGATGGGAGATGCGCTGCTCGAACGGGCGCATGCGGAGACCGCTTTGCCGATGGCACGCCTCACTGGCGAGCGCGGACGTGCCATCGGGCAGTGCAAGCTGTTCGCGGCCTTGATTCGCGAAGGTTCCTGGGCGGAGGCTCGCGTGGATCATGCGATTGCAGAACGCCAGCCGTTGCCGAAACCAGATGTGCGCCGCGTGATGATGCCAATCGGGCCAGTGGTGGTGTTTGGCGCGAGCAATTTCCCCTTCGCCATCGGTGTCGTTGGCACGGACACGGTTTGTGCGCTCGCAGCGGGATGTCCCGTCGTGGTGAAAGGCCATCCCGCGCATCCAGGCACCTGTGAGATGATGGGACGTGCGGTGGTGAATGCGCTGCACAAGGTCGGCCTGCCTGCGGGGAGTTTTTCACTACTGCATGGCAAGGGCAACGACATCGGCATGACGTTGGTGAAACACCCGATCACACAAGCGGTGGGTTTCACCGGATCGCTTCGTGGTGGTCGTGCGCTCATGGATGTGGCCGCGGCGCGTTCGCATCCGATTCCGGTGTATGCGGAGATGGGCTCGGTGAATCCGGTGTTTATGCTGCCCGGTGCGCTCAAGGAGCGTGCCTCGAAGATCGCGGAAGCCTACGTCGGCTCGGTCACGATGGGTGTGGGCCAGTTCTGCACGAACCCCGCCATCGTGCTGGGCCTGCAAGGAGGCGAATTGAACCAGTTCATCAGCAATGCGGCGGCTCTCGCCGGCAAGGTGGCCCCGCAAACGATGTTGCATCGCGGCATTTGCGAGGCTTACGATGCCGGCACTGCCGTGTGGCAGACGATTGATGGGCTGCATCTGGCCGGACAATCCGAAACGCCGCCGAGCGAAACGGCCACGCAGGCAGCCTGCCGCATCTTCACCACCACCATCGACGTGCTGGAGGGCAATGCTGAGTTGCAACGCGAAGTCTTCGGCCCGTGCTCGATCATCACCCAATGTGCCAGCCTTGAGGACATGCTGCGCTACGCGAACAGCCTCGAAGGTCAACTCACTGCGACGCTGCATGGCACGGAACAGGATCTGCGCGACTTCGCACCGCTGGTGCGTGTCTTGGAGAAGAAGGTCGGCCGCATCGTCTTCAACGGTTTCCCCACCGGCATCGAAGTCTGCCCTTCAATGCATCACGGCGGCCCGTATCCGGCCGCGAGCCACAGCTTCTTCACCAGCATCGGCACGGCGAGCATTTACCGCTTCGTGCGTCCGGTCTGCTATCAAGGCTTCCCAGAAGATGCGCTGCCGGAGCTGCTCAAAGACTCGAACCCGCGTGGCGCGATGCGCATCGTGGACGGCGAGATGAAGCGTTAA